The sequence GCCAGTTGGACGGCAAGCAGGCCAACGCCACCAGCAGCTGCATGAATGAGGACGGCTTCTCCCTGTTGCACTCTTCCCAATGTTTTCAAAATATGATAGGCACTTAAACCCTGAACAGGGATGGCGGCAGCTTCTTTGAAATCCAATCCATATGGGAGGGGGATCACCGAACGCTCATCTGTCAGGGCAAATTCTGCATAACCTCCGGAATCCATCATGGCTACAACCCGGTCTCCCTTTCTTACTCTCGTCACATCTTCTCCCACTTCAGTGACGATTCCCGCCACTTCAGAACCCGGAATATATGGGAGTGGGGTTTTTACCACATATTGCCCTTCCCGTCTTGCTGTATCAGCATAATTGACTGCAGATGCATGAACTTCGATAAGGACTTCTCTACCTTGAGGCACCGGAACATTTATATCCACATTCTCTAATACATTAGGGCTTCCAAACTCTTTAAACTGAATGGCTTTCATCCTAATCCCTCCTATTTCCCTGAAAAAGATGGTCTTCTTTTTTCTTTAAATGCTGAAACTCCCTCAGCATGATCTTCAGTTGAAATCATCATTGTTTGTGTGATTCGTTCTTGTTCAAGTATTTCATTCAATGATGTGGTGAATGAACGATCAATCATTTTCTTCATCATTCCATATGCTTTACTTGGACCCAAGGCTAATTCCTGAGCCCAATCAGTTGTTTCCTCTTCAAGTCTTTCAGAAGGGACAATACGGTTTACCACACCTAAGTCATACATTCTTCTTACAGCCACAGGTTCTGCTGAAAAGAAGAATTCTTTCGCTAAATGAGGACCGATGATGCGTGGAAGAAAATACGAACCTCCGCCATCGGATATAAGACCTACTTTAGAGAAGCTTAAAGCAAATTGACTATCTTCTGAAGCGATAATCAAATCGCAGGAGAGGGCCAGATTAAATCCGGCACCTGCTGCAAAGCCGTGTACCGAGGCGATGACCGGTTTATCTATTTCCTTAATCGCTTTAATGCATGTATTTAATATCCCGATATGTTCATAGACTTCTGTTGATGTGGCGCTCCCCATTGTTTTCACGTCGCCGCCTGCAGAAAAGGCCCTCCCGGCACCGCGAATCACAATGGCTCTAATTTCCTCATTATGTTCTGCTTGCTGGAGTGCTTCGACGATTCCCGTAAGCATGCTCTCATCAAAGGAATTCAAGCTATCCGGTCTGTTTAATGTCAATGTAAGCACCCGGTCAGTGGTTTCAATTAGTAAAGAGGTTTTCATCGTTTCGATCATCTCCTTGTCTTTATTCCTGGCGCTCGAATGCAGCTTGATTTCCAAGGGTGATTAAAGATTCCGCAAACCGATCAAATTGAGAAAATCGTGGATCCCTGGTTTGCCCCATCTTAAAGCGGTAATAGATTTGTTGCACAATGACTGCGAGCTTAAAGTAAGCAAAAGATAAATAAAAATGGATATGGTTCACGTCCCTGCCGCTTTTCCTGGCATACTCTTCGATAAATTGCCTTCTGCTGTAAAAACCGTCCATGATCGTTACCGGAGGCTTTCCAAGACCGAACTTTAATAACT is a genomic window of Rossellomorea sp. y25 containing:
- a CDS encoding enoyl-CoA hydratase; translation: MKTSLLIETTDRVLTLTLNRPDSLNSFDESMLTGIVEALQQAEHNEEIRAIVIRGAGRAFSAGGDVKTMGSATSTEVYEHIGILNTCIKAIKEIDKPVIASVHGFAAGAGFNLALSCDLIIASEDSQFALSFSKVGLISDGGGSYFLPRIIGPHLAKEFFFSAEPVAVRRMYDLGVVNRIVPSERLEEETTDWAQELALGPSKAYGMMKKMIDRSFTTSLNEILEQERITQTMMISTEDHAEGVSAFKEKRRPSFSGK